Proteins from a genomic interval of Arvicola amphibius chromosome 10, mArvAmp1.2, whole genome shotgun sequence:
- the Cggbp1 gene encoding CGG triplet repeat-binding protein 1: MERFVVTAPPARNRSKTALYVTPLDRVTEFGGELHEDGGKLFCTSCNVVLNHVRKSAISDHLKSKTHTKRKAEFEEQNVRKKQRPLTASLQCNSTAQTEKVSVIQDFVKMCLEANIPLEKADHPAVRAFLSRHVKNGGSIPKSDQLRRAYLPDGYENENQLLNSQDC, from the coding sequence ATGGAACGGTTTGTAGTAACAGCACCACCTGCTCGGAACCGTTCTAAGACTGCCTTGTATGTGACCCCTCTGGATCGAGTCACTGAATTTGGAGGTGAGCTTCATGAAGATGGAGGAAAACTCTTCTGCACTTCTTGCAATGTGGTTCTGAATCATGTTCGCAAGTCTGCCATTAGTGACCACCTCAAGTCAAAGACACACACCAAGAGGAAGGCAGAATTTGAAGAGCAGAATgtgagaaagaagcagaggccCCTAACTGCATCTCTTCAGTGCAACAGTACTGCGCAAACAGAGAAAGTCAGTGTTATCCAGGACTTTGTGAAAATGTGCCTGGAAGCCAACATCCCCCTGGAGAAGGCTGATCATCCAGCAGTCCGAGCATTCCTGTCTCGACATGTGAAAAACGGAGGGTCCATACCTAAGTCAGACCAGCTGAGGAGAGCGTATCTGCCTGATGGATATGAGAATGAAAATCAGCTCCTCAACTCACAGGATTGCTGA